A section of the Cololabis saira isolate AMF1-May2022 chromosome 16, fColSai1.1, whole genome shotgun sequence genome encodes:
- the si:dkey-196h17.9 gene encoding uncharacterized protein si:dkey-196h17.9, whose protein sequence is MRAKRWRKPGRSCSTTTLLEENNNNDQQDAGHRYAPPKPPEPPEPHDGAEQQLLQNLLAKSSRMDLRDSNYEKQKLCVDQLIQAFVSQSFPDPPADPDGSLGEHLTHVMEAVVHKLETHGPVISREESRILMDHCHRHTFTHLNTLLQRVNAPRNTFLLMNWVSHTYLGQEMLDNPDQRLLHEWETKAKVKLLESVQVHVWMFLLLNMFYTHFSGIHVRGSLGKVLEVDRAQTHHGEEAYVGLYVDIIQCIGAMTKAAGDISSELHTQVWEVCLRELLVLVRRYTEEQTEALAEETKTWLGNRGNLETIRFLKTLKTCKELRQHVQTGGKGLHTSLLKETVRTLENMEAFTLERLMEIVADMAEVPV, encoded by the exons CGGGCCACAGGTACGCCCCCCCCAAGCCCCCCGAGCCCCCCGAGCCCCACGACGGTGCTGAACAACAACTCCTGCAGAATCTTCTTGCAAAGTCCTCCAGAATGGATCTGAGGGACTCCAACTATGAGAAGCAGAAGCTCTGCGTGGATCAGCTGATCCAGGCGTTTGTGTCCCAGAGCTTCCCCGACCCCCCCGCTGACCCAGACGGGAGCCTGGGAGAGCACCTGACACATGTGATGGAGGCAGTGGTGCACAAGCTGGAGACGCACGGTCCCGTGATCTCCCGGGAGGAGAGCAGGATCCTGATGGACCACTGCCATCGCCACACCTTCACTCACCTGAACACGCTGCTCCAGAGGGTCAACGCCCCTAGAAACACCTTTCTGCTGATGAACTGGGTCTCACATACATATCTGGG ACAGGAGATGCTTGATAATCCCGACCAGCGGCTGCTGCATGAGTGGGAAACCAAGGCCAAGGTCAAACTGCTGGAGAGCGTGCAGGTACATGTCTGGATGTTCTTATTACTCAACATGTTTTACACTCATTTTAGTGGC ATCCATGTCCGGGGGTCGCTGGGTAAAGTCCTGGAGGTTGACAGAGCCCAAACGCATCACGGTGAGGAAGCCTACGTTGGACTCTACGTGGACATCATTCAG TGCATTGGTGCCATGACCAAAGCAGCGGGTGACATCAGCTCAGAACTGCACACTCAGGTGTGGGAGGTTTGTCTCCGAGAGCTGCTGGTGTTGGTCCGGAG ATACACAGAGGAGCAGACTGAGGCGCTCGCAGAGGAAACAAAGACGTGGTTGGGAAACAGAGGCAACCTGGAAACGATACGCTTCCTCAAGACGCTGAAAACATGCAAAGAGCTCAG GCAGCACGTCCAGACCGGAGGAAAAGGCCTCCACACTTCTCTGCTCAAGGAGACCGTGAGAACGCTGGAAAACATGGAGGCTTTCACGCTGGAACGCCTGATGGAAATAGTCGCCGACATGGCAGAGGTACCAGTCTAA